The region GACTAACCCGATGCCCAATTTCAAGGGCACGCGCTTCACCAATGCGCATGAGACGCTGTTGTGGTGCAGCCAAGGCGAAAAGGCGAAGTATCACTTCAACTATCGCGCGATGAAGACGCTGAATGACGAGTTGCAGATGCGCAGCGACTGGGTTCTGCCGATCTGCTCTGGCGGCGAACGTTTGAAAGAGGGCGGAACCAAGGTTCACCCGACGCAAAAGCCCGAAGCGCTGCTCTACCGCGTGCTGCTGGCCACGACAGAGAAGGGCGACGTTGTGCTTGACCCGTTCTTCGGCACAGGCACTACCGGCGCAGTAGCCAAGCGTCTGGGCCGCGAATGGATCGGCTGCGAGCGCGAGAATGTGTATCGCGACGCCGCCTATAAACGCATTGCCAAGGAATTGCCGCTCGATGAAAGCGCGATCGAGACGATGCAGAGCAAGAAATCGGCCCCACGCGTTGCCTTCGGCGCGCTTGTCGAGAACGGTTACATCATGCCGGGCACAAAGGTGTTCGACAAGAAGCGCAAATGGATCGCCACTGTGCGGGCAGACGGCTCGCTTGCGTATGATAAGCAGGTGGGATCGATCCACGGTCTTGGCAAAGAGCTGCAAGGCGCACCCAGCTGCAACGGCTGGAGCTTCTGGCACTATGAAGTGGACGGGGACGTGAAGCCGATCGACGCCGCGCGGCAGCTATATTTGCTGGCGATGGAGGATTGAGGCCATAAGGGCGGTAGCCAGCGTCTCGCATCAAATATTCGCGATTACTTTGCGGTCTGGGTCCCTGATTCTATCAGGCGACCGTACTTCCGCAACGCAGCCTGGAGGCGGTCATGCGGCAAGGCATGGGCCGTGTTGCCGTTGATGCCGGTCATCGTGCGTGCAGCAACCAACGCGTTGATCACCGCTTCCTCAGTCGCTTCGACAGTGGCACGGAATAGCGGGCTCATTAAATCATTTGGAAGGATATCGAGCCGGGCCGACTCCTCGCGGCTCCACGCGCCCGGATTGCCTG is a window of Altererythrobacter rubellus DNA encoding:
- a CDS encoding site-specific DNA-methyltransferase; translation: MAVLETTKARVARATTFAVAKADLPLGRILDGDCVEAMRSLPDNSVDCVFADPPYNLQLGGDLNRPDGSQVDAVTDHWDQFDSFKIYDDFTRDWLTEARRVLKPDGSLWVIGSYHNIYRVGAILQDLGFWILNDIVWRKTNPMPNFKGTRFTNAHETLLWCSQGEKAKYHFNYRAMKTLNDELQMRSDWVLPICSGGERLKEGGTKVHPTQKPEALLYRVLLATTEKGDVVLDPFFGTGTTGAVAKRLGREWIGCERENVYRDAAYKRIAKELPLDESAIETMQSKKSAPRVAFGALVENGYIMPGTKVFDKKRKWIATVRADGSLAYDKQVGSIHGLGKELQGAPSCNGWSFWHYEVDGDVKPIDAARQLYLLAMED